GCGAAACAGAGAACTTCTTTTCATGTATAGACTTGAATAGAAAGGCGGAGAATGTACATAAGCTGAAGAATATGAACCAGAAAAAATAGTACATGCGCCGCAGAGTTTTAACCTTTTTTCAAGTGGTGATGATCAATGTCATTGCCGTCGATAGCATCCGCAACCTCCCCTTTGCAGCCACCTACGGATTTACACTCGTCTTTTTCTATCTCGCTGCTGGGCTTCTCTTCTTTCTACCTGCAGCACTTGTAGCAGCAGAGATGGGAACGGGCTGGCCGACAACTGGAGGGCTCTACATCTGGGTGAGAGAAGCTTTTGGCAAAAAGGTCAGCCTTGTGATCCTCTGGCTCAACTGGCTCTACAACCTCTTCTGGTTTCCCACAATCATGGCCCTCATTGCAGGAGCAATCACCTATCTCTTCGATCCAGCTCTTGCAACAAACAAGATCTACATGGCCTGCACGGTCGTCGCTCTCTTTTGGGGAATCACCCTTATCAACTGCTTCGGGATGAAACTCTCTAGCCAGTTCAGCTCGTTTGCTGCAATCTTTGGCACGCTGCTGCCCATGCTTGGAATCATTCTACTTGCAGTCTGGTGGATCGTCAAAAAAGAGCCGATGCAGATCAGCTTCTCTTGGGAGCACTTTCTTCCCTCCTCATTCGACTACGCAAATGGCGCCTATCTTACGAACGTCCTATTTGGTCTGATCGGGCTTGAGATGTCCGCTGTACACGCAGAGGAGATGCGAAGCCCAGAACGCGACTATCCCCGTTCGCTCTTCCTCTCTGCACTCATCATTCTTGCGACCACCATCCTCTCTTCTCTTGCGATCGCCATCGTTGTGCCAGATAAAGAGCTCAGCCTCGTTACGGGCACACTGCAAGCCTTTGCAACTTTTGCTGATATCCTCAAGTTCTCCTGGATACTGCCACTCGCTGCGCTTTTCATCGCATTTGGAGGTCTTGGAGGTGCTGCAGCTTGGATCATCGGCCCATCGAAGGGGCTCATGGTGGCAAGTAAAGATGGCTCTCTGCCGCGCATTCTCATGAAGGAGAATCGCCATGGAGTTCCCATCAACGTTCTCAT
Above is a genomic segment from Chlamydiales bacterium containing:
- a CDS encoding amino acid permease, giving the protein MRRRVLTFFQVVMINVIAVDSIRNLPFAATYGFTLVFFYLAAGLLFFLPAALVAAEMGTGWPTTGGLYIWVREAFGKKVSLVILWLNWLYNLFWFPTIMALIAGAITYLFDPALATNKIYMACTVVALFWGITLINCFGMKLSSQFSSFAAIFGTLLPMLGIILLAVWWIVKKEPMQISFSWEHFLPSSFDYANGAYLTNVLFGLIGLEMSAVHAEEMRSPERDYPRSLFLSALIILATTILSSLAIAIVVPDKELSLVTGTLQAFATFADILKFSWILPLAALFIAFGGLGGAAAWIIGPSKGLMVASKDGSLPRILMKENRHGVPINVLILQAIIVTLLSTAFVLMPTVSGSFWLLSLMTAQLALVVYIFMFASALILHHKKPHVYRSFKIPGGRIGIWIIASIGILSCIFVIGLGFIPPSHTPIQNILAYELMLIGGMLLFAVLPFLFLLKRRAR